The following is a genomic window from Polaribacter atrinae.
TTAAATTTATCAATATAAACCTTAATTTTATCTGCTGATGAAAGCAAATCTTCATTATTGGTATTACTAATAGAAATATCAATTGCCAAATTACCATTGTAATACAATCTATCTGGAGTTTCCGACCACGTATCTTTAACCTCTGCAATGTCTTTTAAACGAATAATATGTCCGTTTGTTTCTGTTCTTACAATTAGGTTTTGTAATTCTACACCATAATAAGAACGATTGCTTGCTCTAATTAAATAATCTTCTTGTGCCGTTTTAATATTACCACCCGTAATTAAAAGGTTAGAGTTTTGTATAGCAGTTGCTACTTCTGCGAAGGATAAATTAAAAGCACGTAAATCGTTTTCTTTAACCGCTATTTCTATTTCTTCGTCTGGAAAACCAGAAATAGTAACTTGAGAAATTCCTTCGATACCTCTAATATCATTTTCTATATTTCTAGCATATTGTTTTAAAGATTTTAGCGGAATATTATCTCCACTCACAGTAAAACTAATGGTTGGTCTTATACTTTCTACTTTTGCTATTACAGCAGGCTCCATACCAGAAGGAAAAGACGGAACTCTATCTACCGCATTTTTTACATCTGTTAAAACAACGTCTATATCTTTCCCTTTTTCTACCTCTATATTTACAGTTGCAGAGTTTTCTCTAGAAACAGATGTTACACGTTCTACACCAACAATTCCTTTTAAATTGTCTTCAATTTTTAAGACCACACCTTCTTCCATTTCTTGAGGTGAAGCCCCTGGATATACTAAAGAAATGTTTATTAATTCTGAATCTGTTAATGGAAAGAAAGACGATTTCATACTAAAAGCGCCTACTAAACCAAAAGCTACAAATGCTATGATAAATACATTTACAGCAACAGGATATTTTATAAAATAAGTAATTAATTTTCTCATCTAATTACTTCTTATTAATTTTCACAATCATACCATCAAAAGCTCCAGGTAACACTTGCGTTAATATTTTCTGATTGTTTTCCAATCCTTTTATAACTACTTTTTCATCACCAAAATAAACAGGATCTACATTTACTAGTGATAAGATACTATCATTCTTAACAGTATAAATAGCTTTATTATCTACCAGTAATTTTCTAGAAATTTCAATAGCGTCATTTTCTGATTTAGCAACCAAGTCTGCTTCTAAAAACATACCTTCTTTTAAATCTTTATCAGCAACATCTACAAAAGCTTTTATAGTTTGCGATACTTGATCTACTTTACCGTTTACACGAACTACTTTACCTGTGTATTCTTTTGTTTTTTCTAAATTAGAAAGTGCTACAGAATTACCCACTTTTAATAAATCTGCAAACTTAGAATTTACAGAAACTTCCATTTCATAAACACTTGGGTTTATAAACTCCCCTAATTTTTGACCAACTCTTACTAAAGAACCTGGGCTTACCAATGCTTCTGTTAAGATCCCAGTAAAAGGAGCTCTAATTTGATATTTAGATAAACGTACTTCTAAATTCTTAACATTATAATATGCTGTTAAGATTCCTCTTCCAGTGATAAAATACTTTTCTTTATCCGTAGAAAATTCAGGAAGTTTAGGAGTTGTTTTATTCATATCAAATCCTTTGATGTACGTTTCCCACTTGGTAAATGCAACAGGATAATCTAAACGCAAATCTGGTAGAATTGCAGTTATTAAATTATTTAAATTGCTTTTCTGAGATTGTAAACTTGCGTAAAACTCATCACTATTAATACTTAACAAAGTTGCACCTCTGTTATAATTGGTACCTGCTTTAAATAACTTGTTAGATGCTTTTAAAACACCTGAAACTTCAGAATATATTTCTATTTTATTCTTTGCTATTAAGGTTCCGTTTGCTGTTAAAATAATAGGAACATCTTTATTAACAACATTTTCTACAAAAACAGTTTTTATTTGTTTTTCAAAGGTTGGTTTTGGTTTTTGGTTTTTTTCAATAAGATAACTACCTAATAAGATAGCTCCCAGAACTGTTAAAACTCCTAGAATAGCTAGAATAATCTTTCTCATAATTGGTTAATTGTACTTTTATATTTATACTTAAAAAGTATTCGGTTTTTGCAAATATACTTTTAAGACGTTCAGCACTTTAAATAATTAACAAGTAAGAATGTTAAAGAAACGTTATAATTTTAAAGTTCTTATCTTTTAAAAATAGAATTATACTTATTTAAGTCAAATTTGAAAACATCTTTAACAGCAAACAAAACTATATATGACTCTAAAAATTATAAAAAAACAACACTTCAATTAAAATTTCCTTAAAAAAATTAAAAGGACAATTGGTAAGTAATTATACTAATTTGCGACTCAATATTTGACCACAAAAAAAATGAATTATAGTAAATTTTTCTAAAAAAATCATTTATAAATTAAAAATCTCTAAAAAATGGTTTTATAAATGCTAAGAACTATTGGAATTGTGATTAGCGAAATTTGACTTATAAATTACCATATTATTACTAAAGAAAACGGAACTTTGCATATAGAGAACCTCCTTATAAAAGGTCTATAAATTTAAAAACCGATATGAATTAATTTGATTTGTTGCGCCAATACAAATACTGCAAAATTTTTCTCTTCTATTGATGAAATTCCTACCCAAATATGGGAGACTTTAAACTGTACAAAAAACAGTTATTTTCATCCTGATTTTTTAAAGTATATCGAAAAAAATCACCCAGAAATCACCTTTTCATATATTGTTTTAGTAGATAAAAAAAATATACCAACAGCTTTTGCCTGTTTAACAATAATTAATTTTGAATTAAATTCTATAAAAAATGACTTCGAAATTTTAAAAACTATTGGAAAAAAACTTCATGTATTTCCTGATAAAAAACCTTTAAAATTATTAATCTGCGGAAACACTTTTGTGAGTGGTGAACATGGTATTTTTATAAGGGAAAATCAAGATAAAAAAGCCATTATAAAAGAATTGGCAGAAAGTATGAAGCATTTTGTAAATTCTGATAAAAAACTAAAAAAACAAATTGATGCATTTCTTATAAAAGATTTTACAAAAGAATCACTAACCACAACAAGCACCTTAAAGAATTTTAATTATCATCCGTTTTCTGTAGAACCAAACATGA
Proteins encoded in this region:
- a CDS encoding efflux RND transporter periplasmic adaptor subunit, yielding MRKIILAILGVLTVLGAILLGSYLIEKNQKPKPTFEKQIKTVFVENVVNKDVPIILTANGTLIAKNKIEIYSEVSGVLKASNKLFKAGTNYNRGATLLSINSDEFYASLQSQKSNLNNLITAILPDLRLDYPVAFTKWETYIKGFDMNKTTPKLPEFSTDKEKYFITGRGILTAYYNVKNLEVRLSKYQIRAPFTGILTEALVSPGSLVRVGQKLGEFINPSVYEMEVSVNSKFADLLKVGNSVALSNLEKTKEYTGKVVRVNGKVDQVSQTIKAFVDVADKDLKEGMFLEADLVAKSENDAIEISRKLLVDNKAIYTVKNDSILSLVNVDPVYFGDEKVVIKGLENNQKILTQVLPGAFDGMIVKINKK